In Alteribacter keqinensis, a single window of DNA contains:
- a CDS encoding LysE family transporter — MSESWFYFILLGISLAAPIGPVSLEMLKKGLFLGFCGAIAVGLGGLSADFVFMSVIYAGAATLFTHPLLQGGMMITGAAMLLFLGFQSFSKPVSSSLAERSETDVTCLKSYFIGFGIAILNPLNLMFWFGIYGSTLTNLSQNHTTAVVLIDSFYILLGVLLWNLLIASLVHGLRTSINDRTIYLINIAAGVLLLFFGVTFCYQAVDFLYLNSGWFG, encoded by the coding sequence ATGAGTGAAAGCTGGTTTTATTTTATCCTGCTGGGAATAAGTCTCGCTGCTCCAATCGGGCCGGTCAGTCTGGAGATGCTTAAAAAGGGACTTTTTCTTGGATTCTGCGGAGCAATTGCTGTTGGACTTGGAGGACTGTCGGCAGATTTTGTCTTTATGAGCGTTATCTATGCAGGAGCTGCTACGCTGTTCACCCACCCTCTCCTCCAGGGAGGGATGATGATCACAGGAGCTGCGATGCTTTTGTTTTTAGGTTTTCAGTCATTTAGCAAGCCTGTTTCTTCTTCATTGGCTGAGCGTTCTGAAACGGATGTTACCTGTTTAAAAAGCTATTTTATCGGTTTTGGCATCGCTATTTTGAATCCGTTAAATTTAATGTTTTGGTTTGGCATTTACGGATCCACTTTAACTAACCTGAGTCAGAACCACACAACAGCAGTTGTGCTCATCGACAGTTTTTATATCCTGCTTGGCGTACTCCTCTGGAACCTTCTTATTGCATCTTTGGTTCATGGATTAAGGACAAGTATAAATGATAGAACAATTTATCTTATTAACATCGCGGCCGGTGTCCTCTTATTGTTTTTCGGTGTGACATTTTGTTATCAGGCAGTAGATTTTTTATATTTAAACAGCGGATGGTTTGGATAA
- a CDS encoding YqcI/YcgG family protein: MKETYLFTRQQMKNQELVPSWITKEFATFEKLVSEPSFPCYFGKHGLIQDELRYSYIEKDNWAHLPDTMRSFLSLLKRDPSVRRGLFLFAEQGENETIEEFRKEFWDILQYLHKEDHKPWPEHIPEDPDHHLWTFCFDGEPIFAFGNAPAYVQRKTRNLGNALVIGFQPRLIFEGLEGTEPNGINSREAVRKRVEVWDQLPKHPDISHYGDETHHEWKQFFIGDDCEPIKSKCPFHHIQKNKSSIW, encoded by the coding sequence TTGAAAGAAACATACCTGTTTACTCGTCAGCAAATGAAGAATCAAGAGCTTGTTCCCTCCTGGATTACAAAGGAATTCGCTACATTTGAAAAATTAGTATCGGAACCTTCCTTTCCTTGTTATTTTGGAAAGCATGGATTGATCCAGGATGAATTGCGGTACTCTTATATTGAAAAGGACAATTGGGCCCATCTGCCTGATACTATGCGCTCTTTTCTTAGTCTTTTGAAAAGGGATCCCTCTGTAAGAAGAGGTCTGTTTTTATTTGCAGAGCAAGGGGAAAACGAGACAATAGAAGAGTTTCGTAAAGAGTTTTGGGACATTTTGCAATATCTTCACAAAGAAGATCATAAACCATGGCCGGAGCACATTCCAGAAGATCCTGATCATCACTTGTGGACATTTTGTTTCGATGGTGAGCCTATTTTTGCTTTTGGAAATGCCCCGGCATACGTTCAGAGAAAGACGAGAAACCTGGGGAATGCTCTGGTAATAGGCTTTCAGCCTCGATTGATCTTTGAAGGTCTTGAAGGGACGGAGCCAAACGGCATTAATTCGAGGGAAGCTGTAAGAAAGCGGGTAGAAGTTTGGGATCAACTTCCCAAACATCCTGATATCAGTCATTACGGTGATGAAACACATCATGAGTGGAAGCAGTTCTTTATTGGAGATGATTGTGAGCCGATTAAAAGTAAATGCCCTTTTCATCATATCCAGAAAAACAAATCAAGTATATGGTAA
- a CDS encoding MgtC/SapB family protein, with protein MYDAFIEAVTAGTLIKMSFAALAGLIIGLERELKGKPLGLKTCLIVSVTACLLTIVSYESAMLYSEAYSRPMDPGRIPSYIISGIGFLGAGVILRRNNDVISGLTTAALVLASAGLGITIGVGFYMEAIFGVFFLILGVRILPDFLEWVGLKKLNEIEVRTKIVVKSGTDLTNLLKNIKQKEMGLRRVKVKEEGEKTVLTCIIVTDKKMYTTDVFYTLKSLDFVEQVEVENVT; from the coding sequence ATGTACGACGCATTCATAGAAGCAGTTACAGCAGGTACGTTGATAAAAATGAGTTTTGCGGCTCTGGCAGGGTTGATTATCGGGCTGGAGAGAGAGTTGAAAGGAAAACCACTTGGCTTAAAGACGTGTTTAATTGTTTCAGTTACAGCATGCTTACTCACCATTGTTTCCTATGAGTCAGCGATGCTGTATTCAGAAGCGTATTCGAGACCGATGGATCCGGGTCGGATTCCTTCATATATTATCAGTGGTATCGGCTTTCTCGGAGCCGGGGTCATCCTGCGGAGAAACAACGATGTTATCTCCGGACTGACTACTGCTGCTCTTGTACTGGCATCTGCAGGCCTTGGGATAACAATAGGGGTCGGTTTTTATATGGAAGCCATCTTCGGGGTCTTTTTCCTGATTCTCGGCGTTCGGATTCTTCCTGACTTTCTTGAGTGGGTCGGGCTGAAGAAACTGAATGAAATCGAAGTAAGAACGAAGATTGTGGTGAAAAGCGGGACCGACTTAACGAACCTGCTTAAGAATATTAAACAGAAGGAGATGGGTCTCAGGCGGGTCAAAGTAAAGGAAGAAGGAGAAAAGACAGTACTGACTTGTATCATCGTAACAGATAAAAAAATGTACACCACGGATGTGTTCTATACATTAAAGTCACTGGATTTTGTAGAGCAGGTGGAAGTGGAAAACGTTACGTAA
- a CDS encoding CtsR family transcriptional regulator yields MRNISDVIEHYLKEVIDQSEDEIIEIKRSELAEHFQCVPSQINYVISTRFTLEKGYIVESKRGGGGYIRITKVQIDNQKELFDHAVSMIGNRIAQSPASNMVRRLMEEEAVTKREANLILSALDRTVLVLPLPARDEVRAAILKAMITSLKYR; encoded by the coding sequence ATGCGCAATATATCAGATGTAATTGAACATTATCTGAAGGAAGTCATTGATCAAAGTGAGGACGAAATCATCGAGATTAAACGGAGTGAACTGGCCGAGCATTTTCAATGCGTCCCCTCGCAGATCAACTACGTAATCAGTACCCGTTTCACACTTGAAAAAGGGTATATCGTAGAAAGTAAACGGGGCGGGGGCGGTTACATCCGCATTACAAAAGTCCAGATTGATAACCAGAAGGAGCTCTTTGATCATGCAGTATCCATGATCGGGAACAGAATTGCCCAAAGCCCCGCCTCCAACATGGTAAGGCGGCTCATGGAAGAAGAAGCGGTAACAAAGCGTGAAGCGAACCTGATCCTCAGTGCGTTGGACAGAACCGTGCTGGTGCTGCCTCTCCCGGCGAGGGATGAAGTAAGGGCAGCGATATTAAAAGCAATGATCACATCTTTAAAGTACAGGTAA
- a CDS encoding UvrB/UvrC motif-containing protein → MLCQECKERQATLHFTKIINGEKTEIHICDVCAKEKGEHIPGSKSFSIHQLLSGLLDFDQTVSPVHSTGHTPSREALSCPSCSMTYEKFAKVGRFGCAECYKAFQSKLDPIFKRIHSGNVVHGGKVPKRIGQDLHLHKEIEKLKQELKVLIAKEEFEQAAELRDRIRSLEKSLAEKKEG, encoded by the coding sequence ATGCTCTGTCAGGAATGCAAAGAGCGGCAGGCTACACTGCATTTTACAAAGATCATTAATGGCGAAAAAACGGAAATTCATATTTGTGATGTTTGTGCGAAAGAAAAAGGCGAGCATATCCCGGGTTCGAAGAGTTTTTCCATTCACCAGCTCTTATCGGGTCTGCTTGATTTTGACCAGACGGTTTCACCGGTACATTCAACAGGCCACACACCAAGCAGGGAAGCTTTATCCTGTCCTTCCTGCAGCATGACCTATGAAAAATTTGCCAAGGTCGGCAGATTTGGTTGTGCGGAATGTTACAAGGCATTTCAGTCAAAGCTCGATCCTATTTTTAAACGGATTCACAGCGGGAATGTCGTGCACGGCGGGAAAGTGCCGAAACGTATCGGACAGGATCTGCATTTGCATAAAGAAATCGAGAAGCTTAAGCAGGAACTTAAGGTATTGATTGCGAAAGAAGAATTTGAACAGGCTGCTGAACTTCGGGACCGCATCCGGTCTCTCGAAAAATCGCTGGCGGAAAAGAAGGAGGGATAG
- a CDS encoding protein arginine kinase → MSLQQFISQAISPWMKKEGPNSDIVLSSRVRLARNIQNVPFPMLAATEELSALSDKINTHYSRQSHHRFGTIELLKTEDMKQNEKRVLVEKHLISPALSDESRAGAVLLSEDESLSVMINEEDHIRIQCLLSGFQLTEALKLANEVDDWLEDKLDFAFDEKRGYLTSCPTNVGTGLRASVMMHLPALVITRQMNRILPAVNQLGLVVRGIYGEGSEAQGNLFQISNQITLGKTEEDIVQDLQSVVLQLIQQERAARKTLMEQSRIQMEDRVYRSYGVLAYSRTMESKEATKRLSDVRLGIDMGIIKDVSANILNELMILIQPGFLQQYAGEVLSPEQRDHRRAMLIRDRLHLETKKNN, encoded by the coding sequence GTGTCACTGCAGCAATTTATCAGTCAGGCTATCAGCCCCTGGATGAAAAAGGAGGGCCCGAACTCCGATATTGTCTTAAGCAGCAGGGTTCGGCTGGCCCGTAATATCCAGAACGTTCCGTTTCCGATGCTTGCAGCTACTGAAGAATTATCAGCTCTTTCCGATAAAATTAACACCCATTACAGCAGACAGAGTCATCATCGTTTCGGGACGATTGAGCTTTTAAAAACAGAAGATATGAAGCAAAACGAAAAGCGTGTCCTTGTTGAAAAGCATCTGATCAGTCCTGCGCTGTCGGATGAATCCAGAGCAGGTGCAGTTCTTCTCAGTGAAGATGAATCTTTAAGTGTCATGATTAACGAGGAGGATCACATCCGAATCCAGTGTCTGCTCTCAGGTTTTCAGCTCACGGAAGCTTTAAAGCTGGCCAATGAAGTTGATGACTGGCTTGAAGATAAGCTGGATTTCGCCTTTGATGAAAAGCGGGGCTATCTGACGAGCTGTCCGACCAATGTAGGAACTGGTCTTCGTGCCTCAGTTATGATGCACCTTCCCGCACTCGTGATTACCCGACAGATGAACCGGATACTTCCGGCGGTAAATCAGCTTGGCCTGGTCGTCAGAGGGATTTACGGTGAAGGCAGTGAAGCACAGGGGAATCTCTTCCAGATTTCCAATCAGATTACGCTGGGGAAAACGGAAGAAGATATTGTCCAGGATTTGCAGAGTGTCGTACTTCAGCTGATCCAGCAGGAACGGGCAGCGAGAAAAACACTCATGGAACAGTCAAGAATTCAAATGGAAGACCGTGTATACCGTTCATACGGTGTACTGGCATACAGCAGAACGATGGAATCAAAGGAAGCAACAAAACGGCTGTCAGATGTAAGGCTCGGGATTGATATGGGAATCATCAAAGACGTAAGTGCGAATATATTAAATGAACTTATGATTCTCATACAGCCGGGGTTTTTACAGCAATATGCCGGTGAAGTGTTATCTCCCGAACAGCGGGATCATAGAAGAGCCATGTTAATTCGCGATCGATTGCATTTGGAGACAAAAAAGAACAACTAA
- the clpC gene encoding ATP-dependent protease ATP-binding subunit ClpC — protein sequence MMFGRFTERAQKVLALAQEEATRLGHNNIGTEHILLGLVREGEGIAAKALSALGLSPEKIQTEVEQLIGRGEEGSKTIHYTPRAKKVIELSMDEARKLGHSYVGTEHILLGLIREGEGVAARVLNNLGVSLNKARQQVLQLLGSSESSNSQQQSGGAGANVNTPTLDSLARDLTAIAKEEQIDPVIGRSKEIERVIQVLSRRTKNNPVLIGEPGVGKTAIAEGLAQQIVNNEVPETLRNKRVMTLDMGTVVAGTKYRGEFEDRLKKVMEEIRQANNVILFIDELHTLIGAGGAEGAIDASNILKPSLARGELQCIGATTLDEYRKYIEKDAALERRFQPIRVEEPTNDQSIQILKGLRDRYEAHHRVTITDDAIDAAVKLSDRYIADRFLPDKAIDLIDEAASKVRLRSYTAPPNLKELEQKLEETRKEKDAAVQSQEFEKAASLRDSEQRVREELEAMKKEWKEKQGQEDSEVTTEDIALVVASWTGIPVSKLAEEETERLLKMEEILHNRVIGQEEAVKAVSKAIRRARAGLKDPKRPIGSFIFLGPTGVGKTELARAVAESLFGDEDSIIRIDMSEFMEKHTTSRLVGSPPGYVGHEEGGQLTEKVRRKPYSVILLDEIEKAHPEVFNILLQVLEDGFLTDSKGRRVDFRNTAIIMTSNVGASTLRQSKSMGFTAERDGQNYKDMKGKVISELKKSFRPEFLNRIDETIVFHSLDREHIKEIVTLMADQLTKRLNEQEIGFEISDEAKLKIADEGYDPDYGARPLRRALQKQVEDRLSEELLRGNIHKGQNVKLDVKDGDYVVEKVGSGSKAK from the coding sequence ATGATGTTTGGACGATTTACAGAGAGAGCACAAAAAGTACTAGCACTGGCACAGGAAGAGGCAACAAGACTGGGACATAACAATATCGGCACAGAGCATATTCTGCTCGGACTTGTACGTGAAGGGGAAGGAATTGCTGCCAAGGCATTATCTGCTCTTGGCCTGAGCCCTGAAAAGATTCAGACAGAAGTAGAGCAGCTGATTGGAAGAGGAGAAGAAGGATCAAAGACGATTCATTATACTCCACGGGCAAAAAAAGTCATTGAATTATCAATGGACGAAGCAAGAAAGCTTGGCCACTCTTATGTAGGCACAGAGCACATCCTCCTCGGATTAATCCGTGAGGGTGAGGGTGTAGCAGCCCGTGTACTCAATAATCTCGGTGTAAGTCTTAATAAAGCACGCCAGCAGGTGCTGCAGCTTCTCGGAAGCAGTGAATCTTCCAACAGCCAGCAACAGAGCGGCGGGGCCGGAGCAAACGTAAATACGCCAACCCTCGACAGCCTGGCACGTGATTTAACAGCTATTGCAAAAGAAGAGCAGATTGACCCGGTAATCGGGCGTTCAAAAGAAATCGAGCGTGTGATCCAGGTTCTGAGCCGCCGTACGAAAAACAACCCGGTTCTGATTGGAGAGCCTGGTGTTGGTAAAACGGCGATTGCGGAAGGACTGGCGCAGCAGATTGTGAATAATGAAGTGCCGGAAACACTCCGTAACAAACGTGTAATGACTTTGGATATGGGAACCGTTGTGGCCGGTACAAAATACCGTGGGGAATTTGAAGACCGCTTGAAGAAAGTGATGGAAGAAATCCGTCAGGCCAACAACGTAATCCTGTTTATCGATGAGCTGCACACGCTGATTGGAGCCGGGGGAGCAGAAGGTGCCATTGATGCATCAAACATCCTCAAGCCGTCCCTTGCCCGGGGTGAACTTCAGTGTATCGGAGCGACAACCCTCGATGAGTATCGCAAATATATCGAAAAGGATGCAGCTCTGGAACGTCGTTTCCAGCCAATCCGCGTTGAAGAGCCGACAAATGACCAATCAATTCAGATTCTGAAAGGACTGCGTGACCGGTATGAAGCTCACCACAGAGTAACGATTACGGATGACGCCATCGATGCGGCTGTCAAGCTGTCAGACCGCTATATCGCAGATCGTTTCCTTCCCGATAAAGCCATTGACCTGATTGATGAAGCAGCTTCAAAAGTGCGCCTTCGTTCCTATACGGCGCCGCCTAACCTAAAAGAGCTGGAGCAGAAACTTGAAGAGACACGTAAGGAAAAAGATGCTGCTGTACAAAGCCAGGAATTTGAAAAAGCCGCATCCCTTCGTGACAGCGAACAGCGTGTAAGAGAAGAGCTTGAAGCCATGAAGAAAGAATGGAAGGAAAAGCAGGGTCAGGAGGACTCTGAAGTGACCACAGAGGATATTGCCCTTGTTGTAGCAAGCTGGACAGGAATTCCTGTAAGCAAGCTTGCTGAAGAAGAGACAGAGCGACTCCTGAAGATGGAGGAGATCCTTCACAACCGTGTGATCGGCCAGGAGGAAGCAGTTAAGGCTGTGTCCAAGGCGATTCGCCGTGCAAGAGCAGGATTGAAAGATCCAAAACGTCCGATCGGGTCGTTTATCTTCCTCGGACCTACAGGCGTAGGTAAAACCGAACTGGCAAGAGCAGTGGCCGAATCTCTGTTCGGTGATGAAGATTCCATCATCCGGATCGATATGTCCGAGTTTATGGAGAAGCACACCACTTCCCGGCTTGTAGGTTCACCACCGGGATATGTGGGGCACGAAGAAGGCGGACAGCTTACTGAAAAGGTACGCCGCAAACCGTATTCGGTTATTCTTCTAGACGAAATTGAGAAAGCGCACCCTGAAGTGTTTAACATTCTTCTTCAAGTGCTTGAAGACGGGTTCCTTACTGACTCCAAAGGGCGTCGTGTCGACTTCCGTAATACGGCGATCATCATGACTTCCAACGTTGGTGCCAGCACTCTCCGTCAATCGAAGAGCATGGGCTTCACAGCAGAACGTGACGGCCAGAACTATAAAGATATGAAAGGCAAAGTGATCAGTGAACTGAAGAAGAGCTTCCGTCCCGAGTTCTTAAACCGTATCGATGAAACGATTGTGTTCCACTCTCTTGATAGAGAACATATCAAAGAAATCGTGACACTTATGGCTGACCAGCTTACAAAGCGTCTGAATGAGCAGGAAATCGGATTTGAAATTTCCGATGAAGCGAAACTGAAAATTGCCGATGAAGGCTACGACCCTGACTACGGAGCCCGTCCACTGCGACGTGCACTCCAAAAGCAGGTTGAAGACCGTCTGTCGGAAGAACTGCTCAGAGGAAACATTCATAAAGGGCAAAACGTTAAGCTCGATGTAAAAGACGGCGATTATGTCGTAGAAAAGGTTGGCTCTGGAAGTAAGGCAAAATAA
- the radA gene encoding DNA repair protein RadA has product MAKRKTKYVCQDCGYESTKWMGKCPGCQNWNTMVEEFEEKQTAANSRSFVTSARGGVSKPEPITKIERKQEARISTNMKELNRVLGGGIVPGSLVLVGGDPGIGKSTLLLQVSSQMAKQEERVLYISGEESVKQTKLRADRLGVAEDNLFVLAETDVEYIEKVIEEMNPTLVIIDSIQTVYLDGVTSAPGSVSQVRECTAAFMKIAKTKGIAIFLVGHVTKQGAIAGPRLLEHMVDSVLYFEGERHHTFRILRAVKNRFGSTNEMGIFEMKEEGLTEVLNPSEIFLQERTAGSAGSTVVPSMEGTRTVLVEIQSLISPTSFGNPRRMATGLDHNRISLLMAVLEKRVGMLLQNHDAYVKVAGGVRLDEPAIDLAVTVAIASSFRDVPTRPADVVIGEVGLTGEVRRVARLEQRIIEAAKLGFERAIIPKKNIGGWTVPDGIEIIGVNTVNEALEQCLGGASSGGSTFKL; this is encoded by the coding sequence ATGGCAAAGCGAAAGACGAAATACGTTTGTCAGGATTGTGGTTACGAATCAACGAAATGGATGGGAAAATGCCCTGGCTGTCAGAACTGGAACACGATGGTGGAGGAATTTGAAGAAAAGCAGACAGCGGCTAATTCAAGAAGTTTCGTGACCAGTGCCAGGGGCGGCGTATCCAAGCCTGAGCCGATTACAAAAATTGAAAGAAAGCAGGAGGCCCGGATCAGCACCAATATGAAAGAGCTGAACCGCGTTCTCGGCGGCGGAATTGTACCAGGTTCTCTTGTCCTTGTGGGGGGAGACCCGGGTATCGGAAAATCAACACTTCTCCTTCAGGTTTCGTCACAAATGGCAAAGCAGGAAGAGCGGGTTCTCTACATATCCGGTGAGGAAAGCGTGAAGCAGACAAAGCTTCGTGCCGACCGTCTTGGAGTAGCAGAAGATAATTTGTTTGTTCTTGCCGAAACCGATGTGGAATATATTGAAAAAGTAATCGAAGAAATGAATCCTACCCTTGTAATCATTGACTCCATACAGACCGTCTATCTTGACGGAGTCACGAGTGCACCGGGAAGTGTTTCCCAGGTCAGGGAATGTACGGCAGCCTTTATGAAGATTGCAAAAACGAAGGGGATTGCTATATTCCTCGTCGGCCACGTAACGAAGCAGGGAGCAATCGCAGGACCACGGCTTCTTGAGCATATGGTAGACTCCGTTCTCTATTTCGAAGGAGAACGTCACCATACTTTCCGCATATTACGGGCGGTAAAAAACCGGTTTGGTTCGACAAATGAAATGGGCATCTTTGAAATGAAAGAAGAGGGGCTCACAGAAGTGCTCAATCCTTCTGAGATTTTCCTGCAGGAACGGACGGCAGGTTCGGCAGGCTCCACTGTTGTTCCCTCCATGGAAGGGACACGGACTGTCCTGGTAGAGATTCAGTCACTCATTTCACCAACTAGTTTCGGTAATCCAAGAAGGATGGCCACAGGGCTCGATCATAACCGGATCTCACTCCTGATGGCAGTGCTCGAAAAGCGCGTGGGAATGCTGCTGCAGAACCACGATGCGTATGTGAAGGTAGCAGGCGGAGTGCGGCTTGATGAGCCTGCTATTGACCTGGCTGTAACGGTAGCTATTGCATCAAGCTTCAGGGACGTGCCTACAAGGCCTGCGGATGTTGTTATCGGTGAGGTCGGTCTCACAGGCGAAGTGCGCAGGGTGGCAAGGCTTGAACAGCGGATTATCGAAGCTGCAAAGCTCGGCTTTGAAAGAGCCATTATTCCTAAGAAAAACATAGGCGGCTGGACCGTTCCCGATGGGATTGAAATTATCGGAGTAAATACAGTAAACGAAGCGTTAGAACAATGTTTAGGAGGTGCATCTTCAGGTGGATCCACGTTCAAACTATGA
- the disA gene encoding DNA integrity scanning diadenylate cyclase DisA translates to MDPRSNYDTNFISNVLQLVAPGTPLREGIDNVLRAKTGGLIVLGYNNEMVHIVDGGFFINCEFSPAYLYELAKMDGAIILSEDGRRLLYANTQLVPNNAIDSTETGIRHRTAQRVARQTGNLVISISQRRNVITLYQGEYRYSLKDIGVILTKANQAIQTLEKYKSVLDQSVTNLGALEFEELVTIQEVSQVMHRVEMVLRIKSEILNYVNELGNEGRLISMQLEELVSNTEKEAVLLIKDYMKERTSDPIQILRQLKKLSSDELLDDQIIVKLLGYSKSPNLSEFAVCPRGYRILHKIPRIPPLVVENLIQKFEDLPHIMRASTEELDEVEGIGEARARKIKEGLTRIQEQLFIDRHI, encoded by the coding sequence GTGGATCCACGTTCAAACTATGACACGAATTTTATCAGCAATGTCCTGCAGCTTGTCGCTCCGGGGACTCCTCTGAGGGAGGGGATAGATAACGTTTTAAGAGCAAAAACAGGAGGACTGATTGTTCTCGGATATAATAATGAAATGGTGCATATTGTAGATGGAGGTTTCTTTATTAACTGCGAGTTTTCACCTGCGTACTTGTATGAGCTTGCGAAGATGGACGGTGCCATCATTTTAAGCGAAGACGGAAGACGGCTCCTTTATGCCAATACACAGCTTGTTCCAAACAATGCAATTGATTCCACAGAAACAGGGATTCGTCACCGGACCGCACAGCGTGTGGCCCGTCAGACGGGGAACCTGGTGATTTCCATCTCCCAAAGACGAAACGTAATCACCCTGTATCAAGGTGAATACCGTTATTCGTTAAAAGACATCGGTGTTATTTTGACTAAGGCAAACCAGGCTATTCAGACATTGGAAAAATACAAAAGTGTTCTCGACCAGAGTGTGACGAATCTCGGAGCTCTGGAATTTGAAGAACTGGTAACGATACAAGAGGTATCTCAGGTGATGCACCGGGTGGAGATGGTTCTCCGGATAAAAAGCGAAATTCTGAACTATGTCAATGAACTGGGGAACGAAGGCCGTCTGATTTCCATGCAGCTTGAAGAACTTGTCTCCAACACTGAAAAAGAAGCCGTCCTTCTTATCAAGGATTACATGAAAGAGCGAACGAGCGATCCGATTCAGATTTTAAGGCAGCTTAAGAAGCTTTCGAGTGATGAATTGCTGGACGATCAGATTATCGTGAAACTTTTGGGCTATAGTAAAAGTCCGAATCTCTCGGAATTTGCCGTTTGTCCAAGGGGCTATCGTATTCTCCATAAGATCCCGCGGATACCTCCGCTTGTTGTCGAGAATTTGATTCAAAAGTTTGAAGATCTTCCCCATATTATGCGTGCTTCAACTGAAGAACTGGATGAAGTGGAAGGAATCGGGGAAGCCAGAGCACGTAAAATCAAGGAAGGCTTGACGAGGATTCAGGAACAGCTGTTTATCGACCGCCATATTTAA
- a CDS encoding PIN/TRAM domain-containing protein, which yields MLRRVVQLFIIIVGGAVGFIFIPDLLELLNIGNVAWLESPYIGAIIGALILFLATYWFTDDLVGLIRLVEESLVKAPVTDLLFGTMGLIVGLIVAFLIGLPLDALGIPILSTYLPLFATFFLGYLGFQVGFKKRDELMGLTAISSRLGSKDAKKKEDEDEARKGSLKILDTSVIIDGRIADICQTGFLDGTLIIPEFVLEELQHIADSSDVLKRNRGRRGLDILNKIQKELPINVEIYEGDFEEIQEVDSKLVKLAKVIGGYVVTNDFNLNKVCDLQGVSVLNINDLANAVKPVVLPGEEMAVQVIKDGKEQNQGVAYLDDGTMIVVEEGRNYIGKEIEVIVTSVLQTSAGRMIFAKPKLMEKAL from the coding sequence ATGCTTAGACGAGTAGTTCAGTTGTTTATTATCATTGTCGGTGGCGCGGTCGGATTTATATTTATACCTGATTTGTTGGAATTGCTAAATATTGGAAATGTTGCGTGGCTTGAAAGCCCGTATATTGGCGCAATTATAGGTGCACTCATTTTATTTTTAGCGACCTATTGGTTTACAGATGATCTTGTCGGCCTGATCAGGCTTGTAGAGGAATCGTTGGTAAAGGCACCGGTCACTGATTTATTGTTTGGTACGATGGGTCTTATTGTAGGTTTAATAGTAGCCTTCTTAATCGGCCTGCCTCTTGATGCACTCGGAATTCCGATTCTGAGTACGTATCTGCCTCTTTTTGCTACGTTTTTCCTGGGTTATCTCGGGTTCCAGGTGGGCTTTAAGAAACGGGATGAACTAATGGGACTGACTGCAATCTCCAGCCGGTTAGGTTCAAAGGATGCCAAGAAAAAAGAAGATGAAGATGAAGCCCGTAAAGGCTCACTTAAAATACTCGATACTAGTGTAATCATTGACGGACGGATTGCAGATATCTGTCAGACCGGTTTTCTTGATGGGACGCTCATCATCCCTGAATTTGTTCTTGAAGAACTGCAGCATATTGCTGATTCTTCGGATGTGTTAAAAAGAAACCGCGGGCGGAGAGGCCTGGATATCCTGAATAAAATTCAAAAAGAACTCCCGATTAACGTTGAAATCTATGAGGGAGACTTTGAAGAGATCCAGGAAGTCGACTCAAAGCTTGTCAAACTGGCGAAGGTCATTGGCGGCTATGTAGTAACAAACGATTTTAACCTTAATAAGGTCTGTGACCTTCAGGGTGTTTCAGTACTGAATATAAACGATCTTGCCAATGCCGTTAAACCGGTTGTGCTGCCGGGTGAGGAAATGGCTGTACAGGTTATAAAAGACGGCAAGGAACAAAATCAGGGTGTTGCTTACCTTGATGACGGTACGATGATTGTTGTCGAAGAAGGACGTAATTACATTGGTAAAGAGATTGAAGTCATTGTGACAAGTGTGCTTCAGACGTCAGCGGGGCGGATGATTTTTGCCAAGCCGAAGCTGATGGAGAAAGCACTCTGA